One Pontibacillus yanchengensis DNA window includes the following coding sequences:
- a CDS encoding DUF1128 domain-containing protein, with amino-acid sequence MDLSTPNRENLEYMINYLADNLQVVNRGLMAPEDYDLQYYEQIKEMYDMVQMKGQLSVSEIQAVVSELGKFRKSVD; translated from the coding sequence ATGGACTTATCAACCCCAAATCGAGAAAATCTTGAATACATGATTAACTATTTAGCCGATAACCTGCAAGTAGTAAATAGAGGTTTAATGGCACCTGAAGATTATGATCTTCAATACTATGAACAAATTAAAGAGATGTATGATATGGTACAAATGAAAGGTCAGTTGAGTGTTTCTGAAATACAAGCTGTTGTAAGTGAACTTGGTAAATTCCGTAAATCAGTTGATTAA
- the rnc gene encoding ribonuclease III — protein sequence MDFQNFQNNIGITFHNRSLLEQAFTHSSYVNEHRTKEYDDNERLEFLGDAVLELAISQYLFRKYPEMAEGELTKFRASIVCEASLVRFANDLHFSELIFLGKGEEMTGGRARPALLADVFEAFIGALYLDQDFNTVISFLEQFVYPKIKKGAFSHAMDYKSQLQEVVQRERNGNIEYEIVEEKGPAHNREFVAHVFIQGDRTGIGLGRTKKEAEQNAAKEALQAFDVEV from the coding sequence GTGGATTTTCAAAACTTTCAAAATAATATAGGGATTACATTTCATAATCGATCTTTATTAGAACAAGCTTTCACCCATTCATCTTATGTGAATGAGCATCGCACCAAAGAATATGATGATAACGAGAGATTAGAATTTTTAGGTGACGCTGTTTTAGAATTGGCTATTTCTCAATATCTATTTCGTAAATATCCAGAAATGGCAGAAGGAGAATTAACGAAGTTCCGCGCTTCCATCGTTTGTGAAGCCTCGCTTGTTCGTTTCGCAAATGATCTTCATTTCAGTGAGTTAATTTTCTTAGGTAAAGGAGAAGAAATGACAGGTGGCAGAGCACGTCCAGCATTATTAGCTGATGTGTTTGAAGCTTTCATTGGAGCTCTTTATCTCGACCAGGATTTCAACACAGTCATTTCATTTCTAGAACAATTCGTTTATCCAAAAATTAAAAAAGGTGCTTTTTCGCATGCGATGGATTACAAAAGTCAATTACAAGAAGTTGTCCAACGAGAACGTAATGGTAATATTGAGTATGAAATTGTAGAAGAAAAAGGTCCAGCTCATAACCGTGAATTTGTTGCACATGTGTTCATACAAGGTGATCGTACAGGGATAGGGCTAGGACGCACGAAGAAAGAAGCAGAACAGAATGCAGCCAAAGAAGCATTGCAAGCATTTGATGTAGAGGTTTAA
- the acpP gene encoding acyl carrier protein, whose product MADVLERVKGIVKERLDVDESKITMEASFKDDLEADSLDVVELVMELEDEFDMEISDEDAEKIETVGDAVNYINSNQ is encoded by the coding sequence ATGGCAGACGTATTAGAACGTGTAAAAGGTATTGTTAAAGAACGCCTAGACGTTGACGAATCTAAGATTACCATGGAAGCTTCCTTTAAGGATGATCTAGAGGCTGATTCTCTAGATGTTGTTGAGCTTGTTATGGAACTTGAAGATGAGTTCGACATGGAAATCTCTGATGAAGATGCTGAAAAAATTGAGACAGTAGGAGATGCTGTTAACTACATAAACAGCAATCAATAA
- the fabG gene encoding 3-oxoacyl-[acyl-carrier-protein] reductase, translating to MLDGKVALVTGASRGIGRAIALELARQGAKVAVNYAGSEQKAQDVVDEIQQVGSEAIKIQANVSSEEEVKSMIKQVVEQFGSIDILVNNAGITRDNLLMRMKEEEFDQVIDTNLKGVFLTTKAAARPMMKQKGGKIINIASVVGVSGNAGQANYVAAKSGVIGLTKTSAKEFASRNIIVNAVAPGFIETDMTDELSDDQRESMQNMIPLARLGNGEDIAKVVRFLASDDANYITGQTIHVDGGMVM from the coding sequence ATGTTAGATGGAAAAGTAGCACTTGTAACTGGAGCATCACGTGGAATTGGTCGTGCTATTGCATTAGAACTGGCCAGGCAAGGAGCTAAGGTTGCAGTTAATTATGCAGGAAGTGAACAAAAGGCACAAGACGTTGTTGATGAGATTCAACAAGTAGGTTCTGAAGCCATTAAAATCCAAGCTAACGTATCTTCTGAGGAAGAAGTAAAGTCAATGATCAAGCAGGTAGTAGAGCAGTTTGGCAGTATTGACATTCTTGTGAATAATGCTGGTATTACAAGAGACAATCTACTGATGCGCATGAAAGAAGAAGAGTTCGATCAAGTAATTGATACTAATCTTAAAGGCGTATTCCTTACTACCAAAGCAGCAGCTCGTCCTATGATGAAACAAAAGGGCGGTAAGATTATAAATATTGCATCTGTAGTAGGGGTTAGTGGTAATGCAGGTCAAGCGAACTATGTTGCAGCAAAATCGGGAGTCATTGGGTTGACGAAAACATCAGCGAAAGAATTTGCATCAAGGAACATTATCGTAAACGCTGTAGCACCAGGATTTATTGAAACTGATATGACAGATGAATTATCGGATGATCAGCGTGAATCCATGCAAAATATGATTCCACTTGCTCGTCTAGGTAATGGAGAAGACATTGCTAAAGTCGTTCGTTTTTTAGCGTCAGATGATGCGAATTACATTACAGGACAAACCATCCACGTAGATGGTGGCATGGTTATGTAA
- the fabD gene encoding ACP S-malonyltransferase produces MKKVAFIFPGQGSQEVGMGEAFFEQSKDVQSQFLKADELLGVPLTEYMFEGPVETLTKTENAQPALLLTSASIAGILKENGIQPNMVAGHSLGEYSALVAANAISMEEALQLVQTRGRLMEEAVPTGQGSMAAVLGLEAETIEGVTSEIRDQGEIVEVANYNCPGQIVISGTKAGVDKACEQLKERGAKRALPLNVSGPFHSRLMKPASEKFQQTLGQAAIHDADVPVYANVTAQPIKEENKIYELLIQQLYSPVRFEETLRNMMEEDLDAIVEVGNGKVLSGLVRKVNRRMKTFAIQDPESLQSFIEWYKED; encoded by the coding sequence ATGAAAAAAGTAGCTTTTATTTTTCCTGGGCAAGGCTCACAGGAAGTTGGGATGGGGGAAGCTTTTTTTGAACAATCAAAAGACGTTCAATCTCAATTTCTAAAGGCAGATGAGTTACTAGGTGTTCCGCTAACCGAATACATGTTTGAAGGACCAGTCGAAACGTTAACCAAGACAGAAAATGCTCAACCAGCATTGCTTTTAACAAGTGCATCGATTGCTGGAATTCTAAAAGAAAACGGTATTCAACCAAATATGGTCGCAGGTCATAGCTTAGGAGAGTATAGTGCTCTTGTAGCTGCCAATGCTATTTCCATGGAGGAAGCACTTCAGCTTGTCCAAACTCGGGGACGTTTAATGGAAGAGGCTGTACCAACTGGTCAAGGTTCAATGGCAGCTGTATTAGGCTTAGAAGCTGAAACAATTGAGGGAGTGACTTCAGAAATTCGGGACCAAGGAGAGATAGTGGAAGTTGCTAACTATAACTGCCCTGGTCAAATTGTGATCTCTGGTACCAAAGCTGGTGTAGACAAAGCTTGTGAACAGCTTAAGGAAAGAGGAGCTAAACGAGCTTTACCATTGAACGTAAGTGGCCCATTCCACTCACGTTTAATGAAACCAGCAAGCGAAAAGTTTCAACAAACATTGGGGCAAGCTGCTATTCATGATGCAGATGTGCCGGTGTATGCAAATGTAACTGCGCAGCCAATTAAAGAAGAAAACAAGATTTATGAATTACTGATTCAACAATTATATTCTCCAGTCCGTTTTGAGGAAACATTGCGAAATATGATGGAAGAAGATCTTGATGCCATTGTTGAAGTTGGAAATGGTAAAGTACTTAGTGGCCTTGTCCGTAAAGTGAATCGCCGCATGAAAACATTTGCAATTCAAGATCCAGAGAGCTTACAATCATTTATCGAATGGTATAAGGAGGACTAA
- the plsX gene encoding phosphate acyltransferase PlsX has translation MRIAIDAMGGDHSPNEVVLGAVEAVKQISNLEITLIGDQEQMTPLLHEDENNIEIIHTTEVISSEDEPVRAVRRKKNASMVLMAQEVKDGRADACISAGNTGALMSAGLFIVGRIEGIERPALSPTLPTVDGQGFLLLDVGANVDAKPHHLAQYALMGSIYTEHVRGIEKPRVGLLNVGTEEGKGNELTKKAYTELQELPIHFVGNVESRDLLNGVADVVVADGFTGNIALKTIEGTAMSMFSMMKKTLSSNWKSKLAAGMVKNELRGLKDQLDYSEYGGAALFGLASPVIKAHGSSNRRAIYNAINQTCYMINHNVNFTIEETIQGMKHSQEGEE, from the coding sequence GTGAGAATAGCAATCGATGCCATGGGGGGCGACCATTCTCCTAATGAAGTTGTCCTTGGTGCTGTAGAAGCGGTAAAGCAAATCTCCAATTTAGAAATTACGTTAATTGGGGATCAAGAACAAATGACGCCTCTACTTCATGAGGATGAAAATAACATCGAAATAATACATACAACTGAAGTAATCTCGAGTGAGGATGAACCAGTAAGAGCTGTTAGGCGTAAGAAAAATGCTTCCATGGTTTTAATGGCTCAGGAAGTAAAAGATGGTCGGGCAGATGCCTGTATTTCAGCGGGAAATACAGGTGCGTTAATGAGTGCTGGCCTATTTATTGTTGGTCGTATTGAGGGCATTGAACGCCCGGCATTAAGTCCTACTCTTCCTACAGTAGATGGTCAAGGCTTTTTGCTTTTAGATGTTGGTGCAAATGTGGATGCAAAGCCACACCATTTAGCACAATATGCACTAATGGGATCCATTTATACAGAGCACGTTAGAGGGATTGAAAAACCTCGTGTAGGTTTACTGAATGTAGGGACTGAGGAAGGAAAAGGTAATGAGCTAACAAAAAAAGCTTATACAGAATTGCAAGAGTTGCCAATTCACTTTGTTGGAAATGTAGAATCTCGTGACTTACTTAATGGAGTAGCCGATGTAGTTGTGGCTGATGGTTTCACCGGTAATATTGCATTAAAGACCATTGAAGGTACTGCAATGTCTATGTTCTCTATGATGAAAAAGACTTTATCATCTAACTGGAAAAGTAAATTGGCAGCAGGTATGGTCAAAAATGAATTAAGAGGGTTGAAAGACCAACTTGATTACTCCGAATATGGAGGCGCAGCTTTATTTGGTTTAGCTTCTCCTGTGATAAAAGCTCATGGTTCATCGAATCGACGTGCAATCTATAATGCTATTAATCAGACTTGTTACATGATTAATCATAATGTGAATTTTACAATTGAGGAAACCATTCAAGGTATGAAACATAGTCAGGAGGGTGAAGAATGA
- the fapR gene encoding transcription factor FapR — MKRNKKERQERLRETIEQTPFITDEELAKTFGVSIQTIRLDRMELSIPELRERIKSVATHQWNETVRALPIEEVIGEVVDLELDTKAISILDIKEEHVFSRTRIARGHHLFAQANSLAVAVINDELALTAKSEIRFKRQVRERERVVAKASVNGNDDKGRTIVEVESSVENEPVFSGIFVMFRSNDDKGEA; from the coding sequence ATGAAGCGAAATAAAAAAGAGCGTCAAGAGCGCTTGCGAGAAACAATAGAACAAACGCCATTTATCACCGACGAAGAATTAGCTAAAACCTTTGGCGTTAGTATTCAGACAATTCGGCTAGATCGTATGGAACTTTCTATACCTGAGTTACGAGAACGAATTAAATCCGTGGCTACACACCAATGGAATGAAACCGTAAGAGCGTTACCTATAGAAGAGGTGATTGGTGAAGTAGTAGATTTAGAGTTAGATACTAAAGCCATTTCCATCTTAGATATAAAAGAAGAGCACGTTTTTTCGAGAACACGCATAGCAAGAGGTCATCATCTTTTTGCACAAGCTAATTCGTTAGCTGTGGCAGTAATCAATGATGAATTAGCCTTGACTGCCAAATCTGAAATACGCTTTAAGCGTCAAGTAAGAGAAAGAGAACGAGTTGTTGCTAAGGCAAGTGTGAATGGAAATGACGATAAAGGAAGAACCATTGTAGAAGTGGAAAGTTCAGTTGAAAACGAACCAGTTTTTTCCGGGATCTTTGTCATGTTCCGTTCAAATGATGATAAAGGAGAGGCATAA
- the recG gene encoding ATP-dependent DNA helicase RecG, translating to MLDQSVLQLSGVGERMRETLEEMGIYTIEDFLFYFPFRYDFHEVKPLTELVHNEKATIEGEVIGEPSLTFYGKKKSRLMLNLQVEHFAVKAVMFNRAFAKKQLQAGDTVTVTGKWDQHRLQITVSQFKKGKAKTQAPIQPVYSLKGNLKLPTLRKWMERAIDEYGSYLPEILPPSYLNTYKLPQRDEALYAMHFPESRTRLKHAKRRFVYEEFLLFQLKMQFLRKMKREATTGNSQKYEEKAVKQFTEQLPFELTDAQSKTLQEILKDMRSHYRMNRLLQGDVGSGKTAVAAIALYATITSGKQGSLMVPTEILAEQHHQSLTELFAGKANVVLLTGSVKGKKRREILAQIEQNEVDIIVGTHALIQDEVKFNDLALSIIDEQHRFGVNQRRALRDKGLNPDVLFMTATPIPRTLAITAFGDMDVSVIDEMPAGRKEVETYWVKEQMLDRVLSFIQKEVENGHQAYVISPLIEESDTLDIQNAVDIYHQLTQYYGGDLKIGLMHGRLSAEEKEEVMKQFADNVVQVLVSTTVVEVGVNVPNATVMLIYDAERFGLSQLHQLRGRVGRGSEQSYCILLAEPKGDVGKERMRIMSETSNGFELSEQDLQLRGPGDFFGRKQSGVPEFKVADMVRDYRALETARQDAQEIIEQNLLSTNEEYHELLKHLEKDPILQGQILD from the coding sequence GTGCTAGATCAATCGGTTTTACAGTTATCCGGTGTTGGTGAAAGAATGAGAGAAACGCTGGAAGAGATGGGGATTTATACAATTGAAGACTTCTTATTCTATTTCCCATTTCGATATGATTTTCATGAGGTGAAACCGTTAACAGAGCTTGTTCATAATGAGAAAGCAACGATTGAAGGGGAGGTTATTGGGGAACCTTCCTTAACTTTTTATGGTAAGAAAAAATCTCGCTTAATGCTGAACCTACAAGTTGAACATTTTGCTGTAAAAGCTGTCATGTTTAATCGAGCTTTTGCCAAAAAACAATTACAGGCTGGTGATACAGTAACGGTTACGGGAAAATGGGATCAGCATCGACTACAGATTACAGTAAGTCAATTTAAAAAAGGTAAAGCAAAAACTCAAGCTCCCATACAGCCAGTCTATTCTTTAAAAGGGAACCTAAAACTTCCTACACTTCGAAAATGGATGGAACGGGCTATAGATGAATATGGGTCTTACTTACCGGAAATTTTACCTCCTTCTTATTTAAATACATATAAGCTACCACAACGTGATGAAGCTCTTTATGCAATGCATTTTCCAGAGAGCAGAACGCGTTTGAAGCATGCGAAAAGACGTTTTGTGTACGAAGAATTTTTATTGTTTCAATTAAAGATGCAATTTCTGCGTAAAATGAAGCGAGAAGCCACGACTGGAAATAGTCAAAAGTATGAAGAAAAAGCTGTGAAACAATTCACGGAACAACTCCCTTTCGAATTAACTGATGCACAGTCTAAGACATTACAGGAAATCTTGAAGGACATGAGATCACATTATCGTATGAATCGATTGTTACAGGGAGATGTAGGTTCTGGCAAGACAGCTGTTGCAGCTATCGCATTATACGCTACGATTACGTCAGGTAAACAAGGCTCTCTGATGGTACCGACTGAGATCTTGGCTGAGCAGCACCATCAATCACTTACAGAATTATTTGCTGGAAAAGCTAATGTAGTGCTGTTAACAGGTTCGGTTAAAGGAAAAAAACGAAGAGAAATTTTAGCTCAGATTGAGCAAAATGAAGTCGATATTATTGTCGGAACGCATGCCTTGATCCAAGATGAAGTGAAGTTCAATGATTTAGCTCTTTCTATTATCGATGAGCAACACCGTTTTGGGGTGAATCAACGGAGAGCTTTGAGGGATAAAGGCTTAAATCCAGATGTCTTATTCATGACAGCCACACCTATACCTAGAACGTTAGCAATTACAGCCTTTGGAGACATGGATGTTTCTGTGATTGATGAAATGCCTGCTGGTCGTAAAGAAGTGGAAACCTATTGGGTCAAAGAACAAATGCTCGACAGAGTCCTTTCTTTCATCCAGAAAGAAGTGGAGAATGGCCACCAAGCATATGTCATTAGTCCATTAATAGAAGAGTCAGACACATTGGACATACAAAATGCTGTGGATATTTATCATCAACTCACTCAATACTATGGGGGGGATTTGAAGATAGGGTTAATGCACGGAAGATTATCTGCTGAAGAAAAGGAAGAGGTAATGAAACAATTCGCTGATAATGTAGTGCAAGTACTTGTCTCTACCACTGTAGTGGAAGTAGGGGTGAACGTTCCGAATGCAACAGTTATGTTAATCTACGATGCAGAACGTTTTGGACTGTCCCAATTGCACCAGCTTAGAGGTCGAGTAGGAAGAGGGTCAGAACAAAGCTACTGTATTTTATTAGCAGAACCCAAAGGAGATGTAGGGAAAGAAAGAATGCGGATCATGTCAGAAACCTCTAATGGGTTTGAGTTGTCAGAACAAGATTTACAATTGAGGGGACCGGGTGACTTTTTTGGTCGCAAACAAAGTGGTGTACCTGAATTTAAAGTTGCTGATATGGTTCGTGATTATCGTGCACTTGAAACAGCTAGACAGGATGCCCAAGAGATTATTGAACAAAATTTGTTATCAACAAATGAGGAGTACCATGAGCTTCTAAAACACTTAGAAAAAGACCCGATCCTACAGGGCCAAATCCTTGATTAG
- the sdaAA gene encoding L-serine ammonia-lyase, iron-sulfur-dependent, subunit alpha, with protein sequence MKILFRNVAELVELCESENISISEVMIRQEMQVREKSREDVYGQMEANLDVMEKAVEDGLKGVKSVSGLTGGDAVLIQEYMKNHTPLSGNIVMDAVSKAVATNEVNAAMGTICATPTAGSAGCVPGTLFSVKNQLNPSREQMVRYLFTSGAFGFVVANNASISGAAGGCQAEVGSAAGMAAAAIVEMAGGTPAQSAEAMAITLKNMLGLVCDPVAGLVEVPCVKRNAMGASNAVVAADMALAGVTSRIPCDEVIDAMFRIGQTMPVALKETAQGGLAATPTGRELEAKVYGINLKKE encoded by the coding sequence ATGAAGATATTATTTAGAAACGTAGCCGAGTTAGTCGAGTTGTGTGAAAGCGAAAACATATCCATCTCAGAAGTTATGATTCGACAAGAAATGCAAGTAAGAGAAAAGTCTAGGGAAGATGTGTATGGTCAAATGGAAGCTAATTTAGATGTTATGGAAAAAGCTGTTGAGGATGGATTGAAAGGGGTTAAATCTGTTTCAGGACTAACTGGTGGAGATGCTGTGCTTATACAAGAATATATGAAAAATCATACGCCTTTATCAGGAAATATTGTCATGGATGCAGTGAGTAAAGCTGTTGCCACAAATGAGGTAAATGCAGCGATGGGGACCATATGTGCTACACCTACAGCAGGTAGTGCAGGATGTGTGCCCGGTACACTTTTTTCTGTTAAGAATCAATTGAACCCTTCTAGAGAGCAAATGGTACGATACTTATTTACATCAGGGGCATTTGGTTTTGTTGTTGCGAATAATGCCTCCATTTCTGGAGCAGCAGGAGGATGTCAAGCAGAAGTTGGTTCTGCCGCAGGAATGGCAGCGGCTGCAATAGTTGAAATGGCAGGGGGTACACCAGCGCAATCAGCCGAAGCAATGGCAATTACATTGAAAAACATGTTAGGGTTAGTATGTGACCCTGTTGCAGGACTGGTAGAAGTTCCTTGTGTAAAACGAAACGCAATGGGTGCATCCAATGCTGTTGTAGCAGCGGACATGGCTTTAGCGGGAGTAACCAGTCGGATTCCTTGTGATGAAGTCATTGATGCGATGTTTAGAATCGGACAAACAATGCCTGTTGCGCTGAAAGAAACAGCGCAAGGAGGTTTAGCTGCCACGCCAACAGGTCGTGAGCTAGAAGCCAAAGTGTATGGAATAAACTTAAAGAAAGAGTGA
- the sdaAB gene encoding L-serine ammonia-lyase, iron-sulfur-dependent subunit beta, translating to MKYKSVFDIIGPIMIGPSSSHTAGAARIGRVARDLFGREPKWAKIHLYGSFAKTYKGHGTDVAIVGGLLDFETYDQRISKSLDIAKEKGIKVQFYEEDAHTDHPNTARILIGDDDGDLELVGISIGGGKAEVIEMNGFELRLSGKNPAILVMHNDRFGAIASVTQLLAKHEINIGHMEVSRKEVGKEALMVIEVDQTISEEQLKELEQFEHILQVARVVE from the coding sequence ATGAAATATAAATCCGTTTTCGATATTATTGGACCAATTATGATAGGTCCATCGAGTTCTCATACGGCTGGAGCAGCTAGAATTGGTCGTGTAGCTAGGGATTTGTTTGGCCGTGAACCGAAGTGGGCCAAAATCCATTTGTATGGATCATTTGCTAAAACCTATAAAGGGCATGGAACGGATGTGGCCATTGTTGGAGGTTTATTGGATTTCGAGACTTATGATCAACGAATTAGTAAATCATTAGATATCGCTAAGGAAAAAGGAATAAAGGTTCAATTCTATGAAGAAGATGCTCATACTGATCACCCTAATACAGCTCGTATTCTTATAGGTGATGACGATGGGGATCTTGAACTAGTTGGTATATCCATTGGGGGTGGAAAAGCTGAAGTTATTGAAATGAATGGGTTTGAGCTTCGTCTTTCTGGAAAAAACCCTGCAATATTAGTTATGCATAATGACCGATTTGGTGCTATTGCATCTGTCACTCAATTACTTGCAAAGCATGAAATTAACATAGGGCATATGGAAGTCTCCCGTAAAGAGGTCGGTAAAGAGGCGTTAATGGTCATTGAAGTAGACCAGACAATTTCAGAAGAACAATTAAAAGAATTAGAGCAATTTGAACATATTCTTCAAGTAGCTAGAGTTGTTGAATAA
- a CDS encoding NCS2 family permease, which yields MSQQHNKKTVSPVRKDITAGIVGYLTTVYIVAVNSSILSDAGISVQNGMIATILASVIGCLLLGLWANAPMILIPGMGVNALFAYSIVQGSGLSFQEGLGVVLVSSLLFIVVANTRMASWLQSAIPDALKHAITVGLGFFLTLIGLEKGGIVVRGEHALVELGSFTSPTVIVSLLTLAIGVFLFVKNIPGHFLITMISGTALAYFFGILEGNSTGLITSDIQWVFTPSLSAIDEIAFWMSVFPLTIVLVFENMGLLNGQLAMLKQPEKFKRSFQTTSFSALTCAFFGTSPTVSSAESAAVIASDGKTGKASITTGLLFLLTIGFIPLITWIPSVAVSPILIIVGALMVQNIRHISLEDISEAIPAFFIMAMIPFTYSIADGMAFGFIAYPIVKFAIGKRKEISVPIVIIACLFLAEFVFKAIGH from the coding sequence ATGTCACAACAGCATAACAAAAAAACTGTTTCTCCAGTACGTAAAGATATTACAGCTGGTATTGTAGGGTATTTAACAACAGTGTATATTGTTGCAGTTAATAGTTCCATTCTTAGTGATGCTGGAATATCAGTTCAAAATGGAATGATAGCCACTATCCTTGCAAGTGTTATTGGATGTTTACTTCTAGGATTATGGGCAAATGCACCGATGATTTTAATTCCTGGTATGGGTGTTAATGCACTATTTGCTTATTCTATTGTGCAGGGGTCAGGCTTATCTTTTCAAGAAGGGCTGGGCGTAGTATTGGTCTCTTCACTGCTTTTCATTGTTGTAGCGAATACTAGAATGGCTTCTTGGCTACAATCTGCGATACCTGATGCACTGAAACACGCCATCACAGTGGGTTTAGGATTTTTCTTAACCTTGATTGGGCTTGAAAAAGGTGGAATCGTTGTACGAGGTGAACATGCTTTAGTTGAGCTTGGCAGCTTCACGTCTCCCACTGTTATTGTAAGCCTATTGACTCTTGCTATTGGAGTATTTCTATTCGTTAAGAATATCCCTGGACATTTTCTTATCACAATGATCAGCGGAACAGCACTCGCTTATTTCTTTGGAATTTTAGAAGGAAATTCGACTGGTCTAATAACTTCTGATATTCAGTGGGTGTTCACGCCTTCCTTATCTGCTATTGATGAGATAGCTTTTTGGATGAGTGTTTTCCCGCTTACAATCGTTCTTGTGTTTGAAAATATGGGGTTATTAAACGGACAGCTTGCCATGTTAAAACAACCCGAAAAATTCAAGCGCTCATTCCAGACGACCTCATTCTCAGCATTAACATGTGCTTTCTTTGGCACATCGCCTACTGTCTCTTCAGCCGAAAGTGCTGCAGTTATTGCTTCAGATGGGAAGACTGGAAAAGCATCGATTACAACCGGCTTGTTATTTCTATTAACGATTGGGTTTATCCCGCTTATTACATGGATACCCTCAGTGGCTGTTAGTCCAATTTTGATTATTGTTGGTGCTCTTATGGTCCAAAATATACGCCACATTTCATTAGAGGACATATCAGAAGCTATCCCTGCATTTTTTATCATGGCAATGATCCCTTTCACGTATAGTATTGCTGATGGTATGGCATTTGGCTTCATCGCATACCCAATCGTCAAATTCGCCATTGGTAAACGTAAAGAAATTTCAGTTCCTATTGTAATCATAGCTTGCCTATTTTTAGCCGAGTTCGTGTTTAAAGCAATTGGACATTAA